A part of Pararhizobium sp. A13 genomic DNA contains:
- a CDS encoding efflux transporter outer membrane subunit translates to MKTVKVLFPLSLLLLSGCVVGPNYQAPNAALPAKFSQGGHAEAAEVTLNPWWEAFRDKKLNSLVAQGMGENLDVQQSLERIIEARANVVVAGAGGLPNIDAGGSATAEGQDGSFIGGGHTETKTLSAGADASWLIDLFGQYRRAKESASASLDAAYDDVNVARLAYLSDLTTTYIEARYNQEAYALQQQSLASRRETLKLTEDIKAAGAASSLDVVQAEGLVNTTLAELPGYQTGFNQAANHIATLLGLPATSVTAGLRKGSAQPWPRYNTKIGIPADLVRNRPDIRRAERQLAAATASIGVAEAQLYPSLTLSGSIDGSRIVASAASGGLSAWSFGPSLNIPIFNGGQLKANVDIAKSAAQQQYLAWKQAVLNGIEEVENALVALRNNYETVAALRKVVDSSEEALGLARESYKGGATSLLDVLDAERSLAASRVSLAASIRNLANSYVSLNVAIGGGSAIEPPDSKANEGKTSAAY, encoded by the coding sequence ATGAAAACAGTAAAAGTGCTCTTTCCCTTGAGCCTTCTTCTTCTTTCCGGCTGCGTTGTCGGCCCCAACTACCAGGCTCCCAACGCAGCACTGCCGGCAAAATTCTCGCAAGGCGGCCATGCTGAAGCTGCCGAAGTAACGCTCAACCCCTGGTGGGAAGCCTTCCGCGACAAGAAATTGAACAGCCTCGTCGCCCAGGGCATGGGCGAAAACCTTGATGTCCAGCAGTCGCTGGAGCGCATCATCGAAGCCCGCGCCAACGTTGTCGTTGCCGGCGCCGGCGGTCTGCCGAACATCGACGCCGGGGGATCAGCCACCGCCGAAGGACAGGATGGTTCCTTCATTGGAGGCGGTCACACCGAAACCAAGACACTCTCGGCCGGCGCAGATGCGTCCTGGCTGATCGATCTGTTCGGCCAGTATCGCCGCGCCAAGGAATCGGCGAGTGCGTCGCTCGACGCCGCCTACGATGACGTCAATGTCGCCCGCCTTGCCTACCTGTCCGACCTGACCACCACCTACATCGAGGCGCGCTATAACCAGGAAGCCTACGCACTACAGCAGCAGAGCCTCGCCTCACGGCGCGAAACCCTGAAGCTGACGGAGGACATCAAGGCGGCGGGTGCTGCGTCAAGCCTCGACGTGGTTCAGGCCGAAGGTCTCGTCAATACGACGCTTGCCGAACTGCCTGGCTATCAGACAGGGTTCAATCAGGCAGCAAACCATATCGCCACCCTGCTCGGTCTGCCGGCGACATCGGTGACCGCCGGCCTGCGCAAGGGTTCGGCGCAGCCCTGGCCGCGCTACAACACCAAGATCGGCATTCCCGCCGACCTGGTCCGCAACCGTCCGGATATTCGCCGGGCAGAGCGCCAGCTGGCGGCTGCCACGGCATCGATCGGCGTCGCTGAAGCCCAGCTCTATCCGAGCCTGACGCTGAGCGGCTCCATCGATGGTTCGCGCATCGTTGCTTCCGCTGCCAGCGGCGGTCTCTCCGCCTGGTCCTTCGGTCCGAGCCTCAATATACCGATCTTCAACGGCGGCCAGCTGAAGGCCAATGTCGATATCGCCAAATCCGCCGCTCAACAGCAGTATCTCGCCTGGAAGCAGGCCGTGTTGAACGGCATCGAGGAGGTCGAGAACGCACTGGTCGCGCTGCGCAACAACTACGAGACCGTTGCAGCACTGCGCAAGGTCGTCGATTCCTCCGAGGAGGCGCTCGGATTGGCGCGCGAGAGCTACAAGGGCGGCGCAACGTCGCTGCTCGACGTGCTCGATGCGGAACGCTCGCTCGCCGCGTCGCGTGTCTCGCTCGCAGCCAGTATCCGCAATCTGGCCAACAGCTACGTTTCCCTGAACGTCGCCATCGGCGGCGGCTCAGCCATCGAACCGCCAGACAGCAAGGCCAACGAGGGCAAAACGTCCGCAGCTTACTGA